The DNA segment CTCGATGCCCGACGGCAGGCGGGGACGGGCCGTTCCCTCCACCTGGATCTCGATCCCGGCGCGCGCCGCGACCCCCTGCGCGAGGAATTCCACCGCCGGCAGGAGTCCGAGGTCGTCCAGGATCGTCGGGCGCAGCTCGTGCGACAGCCGCCGCAGGTGCTTCTCGATCTCGTCCAGCGGCCCGCGGACCCGCCTGAGTCGATCGCGGGTGCGGGCCGGCAGTCCCGCGGAGACCTCCTCCAGGACGAGGTGGACCGAGGCCAGAAGCTGTCCGGCGTCGTCGTGCAGGGCGTGGGCGATCCTGCGGGCCTCCTCCTCGAGCTTTTCATTGAGCCGGCGCAGCGCGGCGACCGCCTCCTGGAAGCCGAGGTGGGTCATCTCGAACGTCGACAGGCTCTCCGCCAGGAACCTCTCCGAGGCGTCCACGGCGCTCAGGCACGACTCGGGCGCCCGGCTTTCCCGCAGGACGGCGTTCAGGGCTTCCTGGTGCAGCGCGACCAGATCCAGGACGCCGACACCGTCGCCGATCGCCCGTCGTCCCAGCTCGTAGGCCTGCTGCAGAGCGGCCTCGCCTCCGTCCGCGAGATATTCCCGCAGCGCCCTGGCGAACAGCTCCTTCAGTTCCCGGATGGCCGTGTCCTGCACGATCTCACCTCCCGAGGCGCGCCACCAGGACGAGCGCGTCGTCCGCGTCCCTGGAATGGCGCGCCAGGATCCCATCGGCCTGGGGCTGCGCCGCGGCGCGCATCTCGACGCTCTGATCGAAGCCGTCCGCGATGCCGTCGGTCGCGAGAATCAGGATCCCCTCTCCCGGGACCGGCACCGTGGAGGCCTGAAGAGCCGGCAGCCGGTCCCCCACCACCCCGTGGCGGAGCACGAGACGCTCCCGGTCCGGTCGGCTCCCGGATCCTTCTTTCAGGAGCAGCCCCTCGACGTTCCCCACGCCGACCCAGGTCAGATCCCGCCGTTCCGCGTTCCAGTGCGCCAGGCTCAGCGCCGCGCCGCGCGTCCGGAGCAACACGCGGTGGCAGGCCTCCACGATCTCGGTCAGC comes from the Candidatus Polarisedimenticolia bacterium genome and includes:
- a CDS encoding ATP-binding protein, with protein sequence MQDTAIRELKELFARALREYLADGGEAALQQAYELGRRAIGDGVGVLDLVALHQEALNAVLRESRAPESCLSAVDASERFLAESLSTFEMTHLGFQEAVAALRRLNEKLEEEARRIAHALHDDAGQLLASVHLVLEEVSAGLPARTRDRLRRVRGPLDEIEKHLRRLSHELRPTILDDLGLLPAVEFLAQGVAARAGIEIQVEGTARPRLPSGIETALYRVVQEALRNATKHAFATRVDIRFEIGPEAARCMVKDDGRGFDLQAVLDRKGERGLGLIGMRERLSAVGGQFTIDSAPGRGTDLRIIIPLEGRDGHTGASGR
- a CDS encoding SpoIIE family protein phosphatase, producing MEAMKGDLIDWGVAARALAGETESGDRCLVKRMGDGALLAVADGLGHGAEAAMAAELAIRTVEAHALRPLTEIVEACHRVLLRTRGAALSLAHWNAERRDLTWVGVGNVEGLLLKEGSGSRPDRERLVLRHGVVGDRLPALQASTVPVPGEGILILATDGIADGFDQSVEMRAAAQPQADGILARHSRDADDALVLVARLGR